In one Granulicella cerasi genomic region, the following are encoded:
- a CDS encoding metallophosphoesterase, with protein sequence MGIESTPRETLTTTRPQDRIHLAPAPSGRAPSYTRRAFLTTAGLAAAGLATYSNTLARHELVHSKITLPIRNLPDAFVGFRMVQISDLHLHGFTESWFLEQVIGQVNAMDPEVVLITGDFVSRGGSQRKITQAAGECAEILSQLKAPQRFGILGNHDVAVGANRVIEPLEAHRTPVLVDSFFALERGSDLLWLAGADDASIRLPDLDMSIPLYPKAPVILLAHEPDFVDHVVKHPRFPLIDAMLSGHTHGGQIRLPGVGPLVLPPLGKHYVQGAFQFEHMKLYVNRGVGTVGVPFRFNCPAEITEITLQRA encoded by the coding sequence ATGGGCATCGAAAGCACCCCCCGTGAGACGCTGACCACGACGCGCCCCCAGGACCGCATCCACCTTGCGCCGGCGCCCAGTGGCCGTGCACCCTCGTATACGCGCCGCGCGTTCCTGACGACCGCCGGGCTCGCCGCTGCAGGACTCGCCACCTACTCGAATACGTTGGCGCGACACGAGCTGGTGCACTCCAAAATCACGCTGCCCATCCGCAACCTGCCGGACGCCTTCGTCGGCTTCCGCATGGTGCAGATCTCGGACCTCCATCTGCACGGCTTCACCGAGTCCTGGTTCCTTGAACAGGTCATCGGACAGGTGAATGCGATGGATCCAGAGGTGGTGCTGATCACCGGGGACTTCGTCAGCCGCGGCGGATCGCAGCGCAAAATCACTCAGGCTGCCGGTGAATGCGCGGAGATCCTCAGCCAGCTCAAGGCTCCGCAACGTTTCGGCATTCTCGGTAACCATGACGTCGCCGTCGGCGCGAACCGCGTCATCGAGCCGCTGGAAGCCCACCGGACGCCTGTCCTCGTAGACAGCTTCTTCGCTCTCGAGCGCGGCTCCGACCTGTTGTGGCTCGCTGGCGCGGACGATGCCAGCATCCGCCTTCCCGACCTCGATATGTCGATTCCGCTGTACCCGAAGGCTCCCGTGATCCTGCTCGCGCACGAGCCCGATTTCGTGGATCACGTGGTGAAGCATCCCCGCTTCCCACTCATCGACGCCATGCTCTCCGGCCACACGCATGGAGGGCAGATCCGACTGCCAGGCGTCGGCCCTCTCGTACTGCCTCCGCTCGGCAAGCATTACGTTCAGGGTGCCTTCCAGTTCGAGCACATGAAGCTCTACGTGAATCGTGGCGTCGGTACCGTCGGCGTTCCGTTCCGCTTCAACTGCCCGGCGGAAATCACCGAAATCACGCTACAACGCGCATAG
- a CDS encoding M24 family metallopeptidase: MRFAERRKRALATAAFEGLDGLLVTHGADVRWLSGFTGSSGAVALRKGSPAVLFTDGRYTTQAKAEAAGMRVVIGKGSPGLLATRWLTERAARKVGFDAAQTSVAEFETFRKAVPAEVRRGFFVAKAEFVAKLREVKDADEIAKMRSAAALGCKVFNENLEALLTGAESEAEFALRLEAAAKRGGAEAMSFDTIVAGGERSALPHGRASAAKLPKRGFVTVDFGVVLDGYCSDMTRTVFRGKASRREREVYDSVLEAQVAAVNAVRAGVTCGEIDEAARSVLRKAKLDKWFTHSTGHGVGLEIHEGPRVAAHQKQQLVEGMVITIEPGVYLPGEFGMRIEDTVVVNHDGCEVITSGSPKVWTQR; encoded by the coding sequence ATGCGATTTGCCGAAAGACGAAAGCGCGCGTTAGCGACCGCTGCCTTTGAGGGGCTTGATGGGCTGCTCGTGACGCATGGAGCGGACGTACGTTGGCTGAGCGGATTCACGGGCTCGAGCGGAGCCGTGGCGCTGCGCAAAGGCTCGCCAGCGGTGCTGTTTACCGATGGCCGTTATACGACGCAGGCCAAGGCCGAAGCTGCTGGAATGCGTGTGGTGATCGGCAAAGGCTCTCCCGGTTTGCTCGCGACAAGGTGGTTGACTGAACGCGCGGCGCGGAAGGTCGGCTTCGATGCGGCGCAGACCTCTGTGGCGGAGTTTGAAACATTCCGCAAAGCCGTACCTGCGGAGGTTCGTCGCGGATTTTTCGTCGCGAAGGCCGAGTTCGTCGCCAAGCTGCGCGAGGTGAAGGACGCCGACGAGATTGCGAAGATGCGCTCAGCCGCGGCGCTCGGCTGCAAGGTATTCAACGAGAACCTTGAGGCGCTGCTGACGGGCGCGGAGTCTGAGGCGGAGTTTGCTCTGCGGCTGGAGGCTGCGGCCAAGCGCGGCGGGGCCGAGGCGATGAGCTTTGACACGATCGTTGCTGGGGGCGAGCGGTCGGCGCTGCCGCATGGCCGGGCGAGCGCGGCGAAGCTGCCGAAGCGTGGATTTGTGACCGTGGATTTCGGTGTGGTGCTCGACGGCTACTGCTCGGACATGACGCGAACTGTGTTTCGTGGCAAGGCTTCCAGGCGTGAGCGCGAAGTGTATGATTCCGTGCTGGAAGCGCAGGTTGCGGCGGTCAATGCGGTACGCGCGGGCGTGACTTGCGGCGAGATTGATGAGGCTGCGCGCAGCGTGTTGCGCAAGGCGAAGCTCGACAAATGGTTCACGCATTCCACCGGGCATGGCGTAGGGCTGGAGATCCACGAAGGCCCCCGCGTGGCGGCTCACCAGAAACAGCAGCTCGTCGAGGGTATGGTGATTACGATCGAGCCGGGCGTTTATCTACCCGGCGAGTTCGGAATGCGCATCGAAGATACGGTGGTGGTGAACCACGATGGATGCGAGGTCATCACTTCTGGCAGCCCGAAGGTTTGGACTCAGCGGTAG
- the accB gene encoding acetyl-CoA carboxylase biotin carboxyl carrier protein, whose protein sequence is MASAQDLKDLRELVEFLKANEIAEFELEREEVKIALKFASAIVQPAAQITYAAPAAMAAAPVAAAPVAAPAASAPAAAAPAADDLAGAHIVKSPIVGTFYAAPSPDADTFVKLGDKVSTGKVLCIVEAMKLMNEIESDGAGEIVKIFVESGQPVEYGQPLFAIK, encoded by the coding sequence ATGGCATCTGCACAGGATTTGAAGGATTTGCGCGAGTTGGTGGAGTTCCTGAAGGCCAACGAGATCGCGGAGTTTGAGCTGGAGCGCGAAGAGGTAAAGATTGCGCTGAAGTTTGCGAGCGCGATCGTCCAGCCTGCGGCCCAGATCACGTACGCGGCTCCTGCAGCAATGGCGGCGGCTCCAGTGGCTGCTGCTCCTGTAGCGGCACCGGCGGCAAGCGCTCCCGCAGCTGCTGCACCGGCAGCAGATGACCTCGCTGGTGCGCACATCGTGAAGTCACCGATCGTGGGCACGTTCTATGCGGCGCCTTCGCCGGACGCTGACACGTTCGTGAAGCTGGGTGACAAGGTATCGACCGGCAAGGTGCTTTGCATCGTGGAAGCGATGAAGCTGATGAACGAGATTGAATCGGATGGCGCGGGCGAGATTGTGAAGATTTTCGTCGAGAGCGGTCAGCCGGTGGAGTACGGTCAGCCGTTGTTTGCGATCAAGTAG
- the accC gene encoding acetyl-CoA carboxylase biotin carboxylase subunit yields MFRKVLIANRGEIALRVISACKEMGIRTVAVYSEADRNSLHVKFADEAICIGPAKSSESYLNVPAIISAAEITGAEAIHPGYGLLSENANFAEVCRVSNIKFIGPRPEVTRMMGEKSTARSTMKAAGVPILPGSDGILTDVDDALKTAKSIKYPVILKAVAGGGGRGMRIVRTPEELPDLYNAASTEALNAFSNGDLYMEKFIERPRHIEFQVLADEHGNVMSLGERECSIQRRHQKLIEEAPSLQVTPELRKKLGDTIEKSLKDIGYWNAGTIEFLMDEDGEIYFIEMNTRIQVEHCVTEMVTGVDLVKAQLRIAAGEKLSEIVPSVPEIRGHAIECRINAEHPEKFTPSPGKITVFNVPGGNGVRIDTAQYQEGVVPQYYDSMIGKLICHGKDREEAMAKTQRALSQFVIEGIFTTIPLHQRIFQDEDFQKGDFDTKFMERFLGK; encoded by the coding sequence ATGTTTCGTAAGGTTTTGATTGCTAACCGTGGTGAGATCGCTCTGCGCGTGATTTCGGCGTGCAAGGAGATGGGCATTCGCACGGTCGCGGTGTATTCGGAGGCGGATCGCAATAGCCTTCATGTGAAGTTTGCCGATGAGGCGATCTGCATCGGGCCGGCGAAGTCGTCGGAGAGCTATCTCAATGTGCCGGCGATCATCTCGGCCGCGGAGATCACCGGCGCTGAGGCGATTCACCCGGGCTATGGCCTGCTGAGCGAGAACGCGAACTTCGCCGAAGTGTGCCGTGTGTCGAACATCAAGTTCATCGGGCCGCGTCCTGAAGTGACACGCATGATGGGTGAGAAGTCGACGGCGCGCTCGACGATGAAGGCGGCTGGTGTGCCGATCCTGCCGGGTTCCGATGGCATCCTCACGGATGTCGACGATGCGCTGAAGACGGCGAAGTCGATTAAGTATCCGGTGATTCTGAAGGCGGTGGCTGGTGGCGGCGGACGCGGTATGCGTATCGTGCGCACGCCGGAAGAGCTGCCTGACCTGTACAACGCTGCCTCGACCGAAGCGCTAAACGCGTTCTCGAACGGCGACCTGTACATGGAGAAGTTCATCGAGCGCCCGCGCCACATTGAGTTTCAAGTGTTGGCCGACGAGCACGGCAATGTGATGAGCCTGGGCGAGCGTGAGTGCTCGATTCAGCGTCGTCATCAGAAGCTGATCGAAGAGGCTCCGTCGTTGCAGGTAACGCCCGAGCTGCGCAAGAAGCTGGGCGACACGATTGAGAAGTCGTTGAAGGACATCGGCTACTGGAACGCGGGTACGATCGAGTTCCTGATGGATGAGGACGGCGAGATCTACTTCATTGAGATGAACACGCGTATTCAGGTGGAGCACTGCGTGACCGAGATGGTGACGGGGGTCGATCTGGTGAAGGCGCAGTTGCGCATCGCGGCGGGTGAGAAGCTTTCGGAGATCGTTCCTTCGGTGCCGGAGATTCGTGGCCATGCCATCGAATGCCGCATCAACGCGGAGCATCCGGAGAAGTTCACGCCGAGCCCCGGCAAGATCACGGTGTTCAACGTGCCGGGCGGTAATGGTGTGCGTATCGACACGGCTCAGTATCAGGAAGGCGTGGTGCCGCAGTACTACGACTCGATGATCGGCAAGCTGATCTGCCACGGCAAGGACCGCGAAGAGGCGATGGCGAAGACGCAGCGTGCGTTGAGCCAGTTCGTGATCGAAGGCATCTTCACGACGATCCCGCTGCACCAGCGCATCTTTCAGGACGAAGATTTCCAGAAGGGCGACTTCGATACGAAGTTTATGGAGCGCTTCCTCGGGAAGTAA
- the thiE gene encoding thiamine phosphate synthase — protein MKFPKLYVILDVETLERRGLRLSCVAGELARAGVELVQLRDKQGSPQDVLRRAAEVEREFAGTQCRLVMNDRADLAVLAGWTGVHVGHKDMPPVAVREVLSGAFVGVSTHDGEQVRAADAGEADYVAIGPVFATSTKLDAEPVVGLDGVRKARALTSKPLVAIGGITLENARSVIDAGADSVAVISALFVPGERPGKVAEELIARLSS, from the coding sequence ATGAAGTTTCCGAAGCTGTACGTGATTCTCGATGTGGAGACGCTGGAGCGTCGTGGGTTGCGGCTGAGCTGTGTAGCGGGCGAGTTGGCGCGTGCAGGTGTGGAGCTTGTGCAGCTTCGCGACAAGCAGGGCTCGCCGCAGGATGTGCTGCGCCGTGCGGCTGAGGTGGAGCGTGAGTTCGCGGGGACGCAGTGCCGTCTGGTGATGAATGATCGTGCCGACCTTGCGGTGCTGGCGGGTTGGACAGGCGTTCACGTGGGGCATAAGGACATGCCGCCGGTCGCGGTGCGCGAGGTGCTGTCGGGCGCGTTTGTGGGCGTCTCGACGCACGATGGGGAGCAGGTGAGAGCTGCCGATGCAGGCGAGGCGGACTACGTGGCAATCGGGCCGGTGTTCGCGACGTCTACGAAGCTCGATGCGGAGCCGGTAGTCGGGTTGGACGGCGTTCGGAAGGCGCGTGCACTGACGTCCAAGCCGCTGGTGGCGATTGGCGGGATCACGCTCGAAAATGCGCGGAGCGTGATCGACGCAGGCGCGGACTCTGTGGCGGTGATCAGTGCGCTGTTCGTGCCGGGCGAGAGGCCGGGTAAGGTTGCGGAGGAGTTGATCGCGCGACTGAGCAGCTAA
- a CDS encoding APC family permease — protein sequence MLRCEAVTTANESQTHLVKGLGLFSATAIVMGSMIGSGIFIVPAEMSRTLASPALLIAAWLVTAFMTIVGALSYGELAAMMPKAGGQYVYLREGLGPVWGFLYGWTLFLVIQTGTIAAVAVAFAKFLGVFVPSVSQSRWIWHMGQGNVGLNTANLVAMVTVVFLTWLNTRGVKLGAAVQNIFTSAKVLALLGVIAVGFLARNAQAIAANFGKNFWVNADWHTPQLLMVGGGRLAWVSVFTLIGVVQVGSLFSSDAWNNVTFTAGEMTNPKRNLPLSLVGGTGVVLLLYIACNFVYLSVLPMVAIANAPQDRVATAVMQVAFGAMGSKLMAAAILVSTFGCANGMVLAGARVYYAMSQDKLFFEATGKLDAKTGVPKNALWLQCGWSCLLCLSGQYGNLLDYVIFAVLVFYVLTIVALFRLRRTQPEAPRPYKAFGYPLLPGLYIVTAAFICGVLLRYKPQYTWPGLGIVLLGLPVYFLWQRKTAASAELT from the coding sequence ATGCTACGTTGTGAAGCAGTGACCACGGCAAACGAATCGCAAACGCATCTGGTGAAGGGCCTCGGGCTGTTTTCGGCCACGGCTATCGTGATGGGCTCGATGATCGGCTCGGGCATCTTCATTGTGCCGGCGGAGATGAGTCGCACGCTGGCTTCGCCTGCGTTGTTGATCGCCGCCTGGCTGGTGACGGCGTTCATGACGATCGTCGGCGCGCTGAGCTACGGCGAACTGGCGGCGATGATGCCGAAGGCTGGCGGCCAGTATGTTTACTTGCGCGAAGGTTTGGGGCCGGTGTGGGGCTTCCTCTATGGCTGGACGCTGTTTCTGGTGATCCAGACCGGGACGATTGCGGCCGTGGCTGTGGCGTTCGCGAAGTTCCTTGGAGTCTTTGTGCCGAGCGTGAGTCAGTCGCGCTGGATATGGCATATGGGGCAGGGCAACGTTGGTCTGAACACGGCGAACCTCGTCGCGATGGTGACGGTTGTCTTTCTGACGTGGCTGAATACGCGCGGCGTGAAGCTGGGCGCGGCAGTGCAGAATATCTTCACGAGCGCCAAGGTGCTGGCGCTTCTTGGCGTGATCGCGGTGGGGTTTCTGGCGCGCAATGCGCAGGCGATTGCGGCGAACTTCGGCAAGAACTTCTGGGTGAATGCGGACTGGCATACACCGCAGTTGCTGATGGTGGGCGGTGGCCGGCTCGCGTGGGTAAGCGTGTTCACGCTGATCGGCGTGGTGCAGGTGGGGTCGCTGTTCTCGTCAGACGCGTGGAATAACGTGACTTTCACGGCCGGGGAAATGACGAACCCCAAGCGGAATCTGCCGCTCTCGCTGGTGGGGGGAACGGGCGTCGTCCTGTTGCTTTATATCGCATGCAATTTCGTGTATCTCAGCGTGCTGCCGATGGTGGCGATCGCCAATGCGCCCCAGGACCGAGTGGCGACGGCGGTGATGCAGGTTGCGTTTGGCGCGATGGGCTCGAAGCTGATGGCGGCGGCGATCCTGGTGAGCACCTTCGGCTGCGCGAACGGGATGGTGCTGGCGGGGGCGCGCGTCTACTACGCGATGAGCCAGGACAAACTCTTCTTTGAGGCGACCGGCAAGCTCGACGCGAAGACCGGCGTGCCGAAGAATGCGCTTTGGCTGCAGTGCGGCTGGTCGTGCCTGCTGTGCCTGAGCGGACAGTATGGAAACCTGCTGGATTACGTGATTTTTGCGGTGCTGGTGTTCTACGTGCTGACGATTGTGGCCCTGTTTCGATTGCGTCGGACGCAGCCGGAGGCACCGCGTCCGTATAAAGCGTTCGGTTATCCGCTCCTGCCCGGGCTTTACATTGTGACGGCGGCGTTTATTTGTGGTGTACTTTTACGGTATAAGCCTCAATACACTTGGCCTGGTTTGGGGATCGTGCTGCTTGGTTTGCCGGTCTACTTTTTGTGGCAGAGAAAGACGGCTGCCAGCGCCGAACTTACGTAA